The proteins below come from a single Fodinicola acaciae genomic window:
- a CDS encoding acyl-CoA dehydrogenase family protein — protein sequence MDLLLSQEQEDLRASVRKFFQDQVPMSRVRAVVDGADYDGDLWKRMTGELGLAGLAVPESYGGAGAGHVERSIVLEEMGRALLPSSFFSSAVLAADTLLALDDEDARAGLLPRIASGDLLATVAVAEKTARWDSTVDTKATESGDGWVLDGRKNLVIDGQTAAAIIVYADSGFFLVDGDASGLTRTPLVSLDPTRRIARLDFAATPAKKLASADPAAVLAKIADLAAVALAAEQVGGLARTMEMTVDYAKIRVQFGRLIGSYQAVKHGCVDSYVDWELTSSVLRYAAWVADNQPDELPTAAALVRASVSPAYFQVAARTIQLHGGIGYTWEHDAHLYYKRAKSAEQLFGTVLDQRETLADRLGI from the coding sequence ATGGATCTGTTGCTGAGCCAGGAACAGGAAGACCTGCGCGCCTCGGTGCGCAAGTTCTTCCAGGACCAGGTGCCGATGTCACGCGTACGCGCGGTGGTCGACGGTGCCGACTATGACGGCGATCTCTGGAAAAGAATGACCGGTGAGCTCGGTTTGGCCGGCCTCGCGGTGCCGGAGTCGTACGGTGGTGCCGGCGCCGGCCACGTGGAGCGGTCGATCGTGCTGGAGGAGATGGGACGCGCGCTCCTACCGTCGTCGTTCTTCTCCTCCGCCGTCCTGGCCGCCGACACTTTGCTCGCGCTGGACGACGAAGACGCGCGTGCCGGCCTGCTGCCGCGGATCGCGTCCGGTGACCTGCTGGCGACCGTCGCGGTGGCGGAGAAAACCGCCCGCTGGGACTCCACTGTGGACACCAAGGCGACCGAGTCCGGTGACGGTTGGGTCCTGGACGGCCGGAAAAACCTCGTCATCGACGGACAGACGGCGGCGGCGATCATCGTCTACGCCGACTCCGGATTCTTCCTGGTCGACGGCGATGCGAGCGGGCTGACACGTACGCCGCTGGTCTCGCTCGACCCGACGCGCCGGATCGCCAGGCTGGATTTCGCCGCCACACCGGCGAAGAAGCTCGCGTCGGCCGATCCTGCCGCCGTGCTGGCGAAAATCGCCGATCTCGCCGCGGTCGCGCTGGCCGCCGAGCAGGTCGGTGGCCTGGCCAGGACGATGGAGATGACCGTCGACTACGCGAAAATCCGCGTGCAGTTCGGCCGGCTGATCGGCTCCTACCAGGCCGTCAAGCACGGCTGCGTCGACTCGTACGTGGACTGGGAGCTCACCTCGTCGGTGCTGCGCTATGCGGCGTGGGTCGCCGACAACCAGCCCGACGAGCTGCCCACCGCCGCCGCGCTCGTACGTGCGTCGGTCTCACCGGCGTATTTCCAGGTCGCGGCAAGGACAATCCAGCTGCACGGCGGCATCGGCTACACCTGGGAGCACGACGCGCACCTCTACTACAAGCGCGCGAAATCGGCCGAGCAGCTGTTCGGCACCGTGCTCGACCAGCGCGAGACACTGGCCGACCGGCTCGGCATCTGA
- a CDS encoding AMP-binding protein has translation MYVGAIAAATPDKPAVIMAGTGESLTYGQLDRASNRLAHALFVAGLRPGDHIAFMVENRPEFYVLAWAAQRSGLYFTAISTRLKVDEVAYIIDNCEAKVFFTTPSYATVATEAARRCAGLNVKICLDEAVADFTPYDEFVEPWPQTPIERELEGSPMLYSSGTTGRPKGIKRQLTGLGMGQDERVLTLAVFFGLNDKSVYLSPAPLYHAAPLGFTMSMLRVGTTIILMDRFEPQTYLSLIERYRVTNSQVVPTMFIRLLKLPPEVREKYDVSSLRTVIHAAAPCPVEVKRAMIDWWGPILFEYYAGTENNGMVACTSEEWLAHPGTVGRPLVGEPHILDDNGDQVPVGTAGTIYFANGTEFEYHGDPEKTASSRDPRGRGWSTLGDVGYLDEDGFLYLTDRRAHMIISGGVNVYPQEAENVLAMHPKVTDVAVIGVPDSEMGESVKAVVQPVSMADAGPELAAELIAYCRERLAHYKCPLSVDFRPELPRLPTGKLQKRLLRDEYAKRDSP, from the coding sequence ATGTATGTCGGAGCGATCGCGGCGGCCACTCCGGACAAGCCGGCCGTCATCATGGCCGGCACCGGGGAAAGTCTCACGTACGGCCAGCTGGACAGGGCGTCCAACCGGCTGGCCCATGCGCTGTTCGTCGCTGGCCTGCGGCCTGGCGACCACATCGCGTTCATGGTGGAAAACCGGCCGGAGTTCTACGTGCTGGCCTGGGCCGCGCAGCGCTCCGGGCTGTATTTCACCGCCATCAGCACGCGGTTGAAGGTCGACGAGGTCGCCTACATCATCGACAACTGCGAGGCCAAGGTCTTCTTCACGACGCCGTCGTACGCGACGGTCGCCACCGAGGCGGCGCGGCGTTGTGCCGGTCTCAACGTGAAAATCTGTCTCGACGAGGCCGTCGCCGACTTCACACCATACGACGAGTTCGTCGAGCCGTGGCCACAAACACCGATCGAACGTGAGCTCGAAGGCTCGCCGATGCTCTACTCGTCCGGCACGACCGGCCGGCCGAAAGGCATCAAGCGGCAGCTCACCGGCCTCGGCATGGGGCAGGACGAGCGCGTCCTCACGTTGGCGGTTTTCTTCGGCCTCAACGACAAAAGCGTCTACCTGTCGCCGGCGCCGCTCTATCACGCGGCGCCGCTCGGCTTCACCATGTCGATGTTGCGCGTCGGCACCACGATCATCCTGATGGACCGCTTCGAGCCGCAGACCTACCTGTCGCTGATCGAGCGATATCGCGTCACCAACAGCCAGGTGGTGCCGACCATGTTCATCAGGCTGCTGAAACTTCCGCCGGAAGTCAGGGAAAAATACGACGTGTCCAGCCTGCGTACGGTCATCCACGCGGCCGCGCCGTGTCCGGTCGAGGTCAAGCGCGCGATGATCGACTGGTGGGGGCCGATCCTTTTCGAGTATTACGCCGGCACCGAGAACAACGGCATGGTGGCGTGCACGTCCGAGGAATGGCTGGCGCATCCGGGTACGGTCGGTCGGCCTCTCGTCGGTGAGCCGCACATCCTGGACGACAACGGCGACCAGGTGCCGGTCGGCACGGCCGGCACGATCTATTTCGCCAACGGCACGGAGTTCGAATATCACGGTGACCCGGAGAAAACCGCCTCGTCGCGCGATCCGCGCGGCCGTGGCTGGTCGACGCTTGGCGATGTCGGCTATCTGGACGAGGACGGCTTTCTCTACCTTACCGACCGCCGCGCACACATGATCATCAGCGGTGGCGTCAACGTCTATCCGCAGGAAGCCGAAAACGTGCTGGCGATGCATCCGAAGGTGACCGACGTGGCGGTCATCGGTGTGCCGGACAGCGAGATGGGTGAGTCGGTGAAGGCGGTCGTGCAGCCGGTGTCGATGGCCGACGCCGGGCCGGAGCTCGCCGCCGAGCTGATCGCCTACTGCCGGGAACGGCTGGCACACTACAAATGTCCGCTGTCGGTCGATTTCCGGCCGGAACTGCCTCGGCTGCCGACCGGAAAGCTGCAGAAGCGGCTGCTCCGTGACGAGTACGCGAAGAGGGATTCGCCATGA
- a CDS encoding EamA family transporter — protein MDRKTSGIALMLGSGFANQLGAATGALAFPVIGPAGVVAVRQLIAAAVLLSVGRPRFRSYGWRQWWPILLLAAVFATMNLSLYTAIDRIGLGLAVTLEFLGPLTVAVLMSRRALDIGCAIAAGAGVVWLTRPQPSTDHVGIGLALLAALCWASYILLNRTVGRRVVGVEGSATAAGISAMFFVPVAVVIVIHDRPSVGTLAYAAVAGILSSVVPFLADLYALRRVPAHFFGLFMSISPIFAALVGLVVLGQSLGWSDWLAIAVIIAANAVASGSKRVADRQVLETADERRGDALSRTG, from the coding sequence ATGGACAGGAAGACGAGCGGCATCGCGCTGATGCTCGGCAGCGGCTTCGCCAACCAGCTCGGGGCGGCGACCGGCGCGTTGGCCTTTCCGGTCATCGGCCCGGCCGGCGTCGTGGCCGTGCGGCAGCTGATCGCCGCCGCCGTCCTGTTGAGCGTCGGACGGCCGCGTTTTCGGTCGTACGGCTGGCGGCAGTGGTGGCCGATCCTGCTGCTCGCGGCGGTTTTCGCGACGATGAACCTGTCGCTCTACACCGCCATCGACCGGATCGGCCTCGGTTTGGCCGTGACGCTGGAGTTTCTCGGACCGCTGACCGTCGCCGTGCTGATGTCCCGGCGCGCACTCGACATCGGCTGCGCCATCGCTGCCGGTGCCGGTGTGGTGTGGCTGACGCGACCGCAACCGTCGACGGACCATGTCGGCATCGGTCTGGCCTTGCTCGCCGCGCTGTGTTGGGCCTCCTACATTTTGCTCAACCGTACGGTCGGACGGCGTGTCGTCGGGGTCGAAGGATCAGCCACCGCCGCTGGCATTTCCGCCATGTTCTTCGTTCCGGTGGCCGTGGTGATTGTCATCCACGACCGGCCGTCGGTCGGCACGTTGGCATACGCGGCAGTGGCCGGCATCCTGTCGTCGGTCGTGCCGTTTCTCGCCGATCTTTACGCACTTCGCCGCGTACCGGCGCATTTCTTCGGGCTTTTCATGAGCATCAGTCCGATCTTCGCGGCGCTGGTCGGCCTGGTCGTACTCGGCCAGTCGCTCGGCTGGAGCGACTGGCTCGCGATCGCCGTGATCATCGCGGCGAACGCCGTGGCGTCAGGATCCAAGCGCGTAGCGGATCGGCAGGTGCTTGAGACCGCCGACGAACGTCGTGGCGACGCGCTCAGCCGGACCGGCTAG
- a CDS encoding crotonase/enoyl-CoA hydratase family protein, whose protein sequence is MTDSVLTEFSDGVAVITINRPQAKNAVDKSVAEGIAAAVDELDSRGDLVIGLITGAGGVFSAGMDLKAFARGETPSLPGRGFAGITQKPPVKPLIAAVEGWALAGGFEVALSADLIVASTEAKFGLPEATRGLVAAAGGLLRLPKAFPYHLAMEYALTGEPFGAELAHRYGLVNRLVEPGRALEEAKALAARIARNGPLAVRATKQIVAAAVDWTDEEGFASQGDIVGPVFASKDAREGAVAFAEKRKPVWKGE, encoded by the coding sequence ATGACCGACAGCGTACTAACCGAGTTTTCCGACGGCGTCGCGGTCATCACGATCAACCGGCCGCAGGCCAAGAACGCGGTGGACAAGTCGGTCGCCGAGGGCATCGCCGCGGCCGTCGACGAGCTCGACTCTCGCGGTGACCTGGTCATCGGCCTCATCACCGGCGCCGGCGGCGTGTTCAGCGCCGGCATGGACCTGAAGGCGTTCGCGCGCGGTGAGACGCCGTCGCTGCCCGGCCGCGGTTTTGCCGGCATCACCCAGAAACCACCGGTCAAACCGCTGATCGCGGCGGTCGAGGGCTGGGCGTTGGCCGGTGGTTTCGAGGTGGCGCTGAGCGCGGACCTGATCGTCGCCTCCACGGAGGCGAAGTTCGGCCTGCCGGAGGCGACCCGCGGCTTGGTCGCCGCGGCCGGCGGACTTCTGCGGCTGCCCAAGGCTTTTCCGTATCACCTGGCGATGGAGTACGCACTGACCGGTGAGCCGTTCGGCGCCGAGCTGGCCCACCGCTATGGCCTGGTCAACAGGCTGGTCGAGCCGGGACGGGCACTGGAGGAGGCGAAGGCGCTGGCCGCGCGGATCGCGCGGAACGGGCCGCTGGCCGTACGCGCGACGAAACAGATCGTCGCGGCCGCCGTCGACTGGACCGACGAGGAAGGCTTTGCCAGCCAAGGCGACATCGTCGGGCCGGTCTTCGCTTCCAAGGACGCGCGGGAAGGTGCGGTGGCCTTCGCGGAGAAACGTAAGCCGGTGTGGAAAGGCGAGTGA
- a CDS encoding thiolase family protein, whose product MRDAVIVEAVRTPIGKRRGALRNVHPVDLSAQILTSLVERAGVEPVRIDDVIWGCVMQTSEQAGNIGRNAVLAAGWPEDVPATTIDRQCGSSQQSAHFAAAGVMSGQYDLVIAGGVESMTRVPMGSARGTGGSPWTGWARERYGVDGFNQGIGAEMLAERWKISRERADEISMESHRRAAEASDGGRFKGQIAPVKAADDDGNVGVVEVDEGFRRETSAEKMAALKPAFSDDGIVTAGNSSQISDGAAALLITTSELAGKLGLRPLARFHSFSLAGVDPVSMLTGPIPATRKVLEKAGLSVDDIGAFEVNEAFATVIAAWLAEIGAPAEKVNPNGGAIAIGHPLGASGARLMTTLVHHMVDNGIRYGLQTMCEGGGMANGTILELVK is encoded by the coding sequence ATGCGCGATGCCGTCATCGTCGAAGCCGTCCGTACGCCTATCGGGAAGCGCCGCGGAGCGCTGCGTAACGTCCATCCGGTCGATCTTTCCGCGCAGATCCTGACATCCCTGGTCGAGCGCGCCGGCGTCGAGCCGGTGCGGATCGACGACGTGATCTGGGGCTGCGTCATGCAGACCAGCGAGCAGGCCGGCAACATTGGCCGCAACGCCGTGCTGGCGGCCGGCTGGCCGGAGGACGTACCGGCCACCACCATCGACCGGCAGTGTGGCTCGTCGCAACAGTCGGCACATTTCGCCGCCGCCGGCGTCATGTCCGGCCAGTACGACCTGGTGATCGCCGGTGGCGTCGAGTCGATGACGCGCGTACCGATGGGGTCGGCGCGCGGCACCGGCGGCAGTCCGTGGACCGGCTGGGCCAGGGAACGATACGGCGTGGACGGTTTCAACCAGGGGATCGGCGCCGAGATGTTGGCCGAGCGCTGGAAAATCAGCCGAGAACGCGCCGACGAGATCAGCATGGAGTCACACCGACGGGCGGCCGAGGCATCCGACGGCGGACGGTTCAAGGGCCAGATCGCGCCGGTGAAAGCCGCCGACGACGACGGAAACGTCGGCGTCGTCGAGGTGGACGAAGGATTTCGCCGGGAGACCTCGGCGGAGAAAATGGCCGCGCTGAAACCCGCGTTTTCCGACGACGGCATCGTCACCGCCGGCAACTCATCGCAGATCTCCGATGGCGCGGCGGCGCTGTTGATCACCACCAGCGAGCTCGCCGGCAAGCTGGGCCTGCGGCCGCTCGCGCGATTCCACTCGTTTTCGCTGGCCGGCGTGGATCCGGTCAGCATGCTCACCGGTCCGATCCCGGCAACCCGTAAGGTGCTGGAAAAGGCCGGCCTGTCGGTGGACGACATCGGCGCTTTCGAGGTGAACGAGGCGTTCGCGACGGTCATCGCGGCCTGGCTCGCCGAGATCGGCGCACCGGCTGAGAAAGTCAACCCCAACGGTGGCGCGATCGCGATCGGCCACCCGCTCGGCGCCTCCGGCGCGCGACTGATGACGACTCTGGTGCACCACATGGTCGACAACGGCATCCGCTATGGCCTGCAGACGATGTGCGAAGGCGGCGGCATGGCCAACGGCACGATCCTGGAGCTGGTGAAGTGA
- a CDS encoding cytochrome P450, protein MNTEEAGRALADPAAYADEDRLHASLSLLRKEEPVHWVDPLPDYNPFWAVTKHADVLEIERQHDIFLNGPRPLLAPAEADARAAEQGQLLTTLIHLDDPKHKVLRAVAADWFKPRAMRELQVRVDELAKQYVDRMAELGGECDFAQDVAVHYPLYVILSLLGLPESDFGRILKLTQEMFGGQDTEQRRGQTQEELIEVVMDFFAYFQRITADRRANPTSDLASTIANGKIDGELLNDLDTASYYVIIATAGHDTTSSTIAGGLHALIENPDQLDRLRGDLGLLPTAADEMIRWVTPVKEFMRTATRDYQLRGVPIRKGDHLLLSYPSANRDEEVFHDPFSFDVGRAPNRHLAFGFGAHFCLGAALARMETKAFFAALLPRLRSIELAGPAERVATTFVGGLKHLPIRYALGS, encoded by the coding sequence ATGAACACAGAAGAAGCCGGTCGCGCGCTGGCCGATCCGGCCGCGTACGCCGACGAGGACCGGCTGCACGCCTCGCTTTCCTTGCTGCGCAAGGAAGAGCCGGTGCACTGGGTCGACCCGCTGCCGGACTACAACCCGTTCTGGGCGGTCACCAAGCATGCGGACGTGCTGGAGATCGAGCGCCAGCACGACATCTTCCTGAACGGACCGCGGCCGCTGCTGGCGCCGGCCGAGGCGGACGCGCGTGCCGCCGAGCAGGGGCAGCTGTTGACCACGCTGATCCACCTGGACGATCCGAAACACAAGGTGCTGCGCGCGGTCGCGGCCGACTGGTTCAAGCCGCGCGCGATGCGCGAGCTGCAGGTGCGCGTCGACGAGCTGGCCAAACAGTACGTCGACAGGATGGCCGAGCTCGGCGGTGAATGCGACTTCGCTCAGGACGTGGCCGTGCACTATCCGCTCTACGTGATCCTCTCCCTGCTCGGCCTGCCGGAGTCGGACTTCGGCCGGATTCTCAAGCTGACACAGGAGATGTTCGGTGGCCAGGACACCGAGCAGCGGCGCGGCCAGACGCAGGAGGAGCTGATCGAGGTCGTGATGGACTTCTTCGCCTATTTCCAGCGGATCACCGCGGACCGGCGGGCCAATCCGACCAGCGATCTGGCTTCCACCATCGCCAACGGAAAGATCGACGGCGAGCTGCTCAACGACCTGGACACCGCGTCGTACTACGTCATCATCGCCACCGCCGGACACGACACGACCAGCTCGACGATCGCCGGCGGTTTGCACGCGTTGATCGAAAATCCGGACCAGCTCGACCGGTTGCGCGGCGACCTCGGCCTGCTGCCGACCGCGGCCGACGAGATGATCCGCTGGGTCACGCCGGTCAAGGAGTTCATGCGTACGGCCACCCGCGACTACCAGCTGCGTGGCGTCCCCATCAGGAAGGGCGACCACCTGCTGCTCTCGTATCCGTCGGCCAACCGCGACGAGGAGGTCTTCCACGATCCGTTCAGCTTCGACGTCGGCCGGGCGCCAAACCGGCATCTCGCCTTCGGTTTTGGCGCGCATTTCTGCCTGGGCGCCGCGTTGGCGCGGATGGAGACCAAGGCGTTCTTCGCGGCTTTGTTGCCACGGCTGCGATCCATCGAGCTAGCCGGTCCGGCTGAGCGCGTCGCCACGACGTTCGTCGGCGGTCTCAAGCACCTGCCGATCCGCTACGCGCTTGGATCCTGA
- a CDS encoding LysR family transcriptional regulator → MDIELRQLRCLVAIVDSGTFTDAAIELDVSQAAVSRTLASLEAALGVRLLRRTSREVALTATGTRVLAHARRLLAEAEDLVRDATSGHTRLRIGYAWSAIGRHTQTFQRRWPSVSPGVELQLVHTHSATAGLAEGLCDVAVLRTEPGDKRIESVIVGLERRYCAMAADDPWSRRRSIRLAEITARVLLIDRRTGTTSLDLWPDEQPAVEYINDIEDWLTAIGTGRCVGVTPESTVSHYGRQGIAYRQIRDAPPIPVRLAWWRDDPHPAAPTAVRLLTDLYR, encoded by the coding sequence ATGGATATCGAGCTGCGTCAGCTCAGGTGCCTGGTGGCGATCGTCGACTCCGGCACGTTCACCGACGCGGCCATCGAGCTGGACGTGTCGCAGGCCGCCGTGTCGCGTACGCTCGCGTCGCTCGAGGCAGCGCTCGGTGTCCGCCTTTTACGGCGTACGTCCCGAGAAGTCGCGCTGACCGCCACCGGCACGCGCGTGCTGGCACATGCTCGCCGCCTGCTGGCCGAAGCGGAGGATCTGGTACGCGATGCCACCAGCGGTCACACCCGGCTGCGGATCGGCTATGCCTGGTCGGCGATCGGCCGGCACACGCAGACTTTCCAGCGGCGGTGGCCATCCGTGTCGCCGGGCGTCGAACTTCAGCTGGTCCACACGCATTCCGCGACCGCCGGCCTGGCCGAAGGCCTCTGCGACGTGGCGGTTCTGCGCACTGAGCCGGGCGACAAACGCATCGAGTCGGTCATCGTCGGCCTGGAGCGCCGATATTGCGCGATGGCCGCCGACGATCCGTGGTCTCGGCGCAGATCGATCCGGCTCGCCGAGATCACCGCGCGCGTGCTCCTGATCGACCGCCGCACCGGCACGACCAGCCTCGACCTGTGGCCGGACGAGCAGCCGGCGGTGGAATACATCAACGACATCGAAGACTGGCTGACCGCCATCGGCACCGGCCGTTGTGTCGGCGTCACACCGGAAAGCACGGTCAGCCATTACGGCCGGCAGGGCATCGCCTATCGGCAAATCCGTGACGCGCCACCGATTCCGGTGCGGCTGGCGTGGTGGCGCGACGACCCTCATCCGGCCGCGCCGACGGCCGTACGACTGCTGACCGACCTTTATCGCTGA
- a CDS encoding crotonase/enoyl-CoA hydratase family protein — MAFTEIAYETDGPVATITLDRPEKLNAFTRVMMAELVDALDQADSDDDVRAVVVTGRGRAFCAGADLSAGGSTFDASERPRAELVGDFDGVPRDGGGIVALRIAAMRKPVIGAINGPAVGVGLTMTLPMDVRMAAESAKFGFVFTRRGLTMEAASSWFLPRIVGISQAVEWVCTGRVFGAEEAKAGRLISDVHPADKLLDAAYALAREIADNTSAVAVAVSRQLLWSMLGADSPWEAHRLDSKAIFQLGRSGDVAEGVTAFLEKRPADFPMRIKDDYPTGIPLWPGPQPTP, encoded by the coding sequence ATGGCCTTCACCGAGATCGCGTACGAGACGGACGGTCCGGTCGCCACGATCACCTTGGACCGGCCGGAAAAGCTCAACGCGTTCACCCGTGTGATGATGGCCGAGCTGGTCGATGCCCTGGACCAGGCCGATTCCGACGACGACGTACGCGCCGTGGTCGTCACCGGACGCGGCCGCGCGTTCTGCGCCGGCGCGGATCTTTCCGCCGGCGGCTCGACTTTCGATGCCAGCGAGCGGCCGCGAGCGGAGCTGGTCGGCGATTTCGACGGCGTGCCACGCGATGGCGGCGGCATAGTCGCATTGCGCATCGCGGCAATGCGCAAGCCGGTCATCGGCGCCATCAACGGACCGGCGGTCGGCGTCGGCCTGACCATGACGCTGCCGATGGACGTCCGGATGGCGGCCGAGTCGGCGAAGTTCGGTTTCGTCTTCACCAGGCGCGGCCTGACGATGGAGGCGGCGTCCAGCTGGTTCCTGCCCCGGATCGTCGGCATCTCGCAGGCCGTCGAGTGGGTCTGCACCGGTCGCGTTTTCGGTGCGGAAGAGGCGAAAGCCGGTCGCCTCATCTCCGACGTCCATCCGGCCGACAAACTGCTGGACGCCGCGTACGCGCTGGCGCGCGAGATCGCCGACAACACCTCGGCGGTCGCGGTGGCGGTGTCGCGTCAGCTGCTGTGGTCGATGCTCGGCGCTGACAGTCCGTGGGAAGCGCACCGGCTGGACTCGAAGGCGATCTTCCAGCTCGGCAGGTCGGGTGACGTGGCCGAAGGCGTGACCGCGTTTCTGGAGAAGCGCCCGGCCGACTTTCCGATGCGCATCAAGGACGACTATCCGACCGGCATTCCGCTCTGGCCGGGACCGCAGCCAACACCCTGA
- a CDS encoding acyl-CoA dehydrogenase family protein has product MTDFRTRAAEWLAANKPPAIEGRSREDIVPMAKDFQAKLYDAGFAGITWPAAYGGQGLGQAELLAYNSVAKDYDLPDGPFIIGMGMCGPTILDLGTEEQKQRYVKPMLRGEEIWCQLFSEPGAGSDVASLQTKAVRDGDGWILNGQKVWTTNAQFADFGCVLARTNPDVPKHGGITMFIIDMHDPGVSVRPLRVMTGNAPFNEVFFTDVHIPGDNVLGAVNDGWRAAVTMLGHERVSIGTSVGPKSDPLAFSSLLETARRDGRDKDPAVRQTLAELYVHQRELQLLTIRMRQEAMAGKAIGARGSVAKLVGAQVANHGADVAGTVEGPTAVAWDSSDAAAAELATSVVGVPGIGIAGGTNEVQKNIIGERVLGLPKEPQVDRDVPFRELKVGTQRGE; this is encoded by the coding sequence GTGACTGATTTCCGTACGAGGGCGGCCGAGTGGCTGGCCGCCAACAAACCGCCGGCCATCGAGGGCCGCAGCCGCGAGGACATCGTGCCGATGGCCAAGGACTTCCAGGCCAAGCTGTACGACGCCGGTTTCGCCGGCATCACCTGGCCGGCCGCATACGGCGGACAGGGCCTCGGCCAGGCCGAGCTGTTGGCGTACAACAGCGTCGCCAAGGACTATGACCTGCCGGACGGTCCGTTCATCATCGGCATGGGGATGTGCGGTCCGACGATCCTGGATCTGGGCACGGAGGAACAGAAACAGCGTTACGTCAAACCGATGCTGCGCGGCGAGGAGATCTGGTGCCAGCTCTTCTCCGAGCCGGGCGCTGGCTCCGACGTGGCGAGCTTGCAGACGAAGGCGGTCAGAGACGGCGACGGCTGGATCCTCAACGGTCAGAAGGTGTGGACCACCAACGCACAGTTCGCCGACTTCGGCTGCGTGCTCGCGCGGACGAACCCGGACGTGCCCAAGCACGGCGGCATCACGATGTTCATCATCGACATGCACGACCCGGGCGTGAGCGTGCGGCCGTTGCGGGTGATGACCGGCAACGCGCCGTTCAATGAGGTTTTCTTCACCGACGTGCACATTCCCGGTGACAACGTGCTCGGCGCGGTCAACGACGGCTGGCGCGCCGCGGTCACGATGCTCGGCCACGAGCGCGTGTCGATCGGCACGTCCGTCGGTCCGAAGTCGGACCCGCTGGCTTTCAGCTCCCTGCTGGAAACCGCGCGCCGCGACGGCCGCGACAAAGATCCGGCCGTGCGGCAGACCCTCGCCGAGTTGTACGTGCATCAACGCGAACTGCAGCTGTTGACGATCCGGATGCGCCAGGAAGCCATGGCCGGCAAGGCAATCGGCGCTCGCGGCTCGGTCGCGAAGCTGGTCGGGGCGCAGGTTGCCAACCATGGCGCCGATGTCGCCGGCACGGTCGAAGGCCCGACCGCGGTCGCCTGGGACAGTTCCGACGCGGCGGCCGCCGAGCTGGCCACCTCGGTGGTCGGCGTGCCCGGCATCGGGATCGCCGGCGGCACCAACGAAGTGCAGAAAAACATCATCGGCGAGCGAGTGCTCGGCCTGCCCAAAGAGCCGCAGGTCGACCGGGACGTGCCGTTCCGCGAGCTCAAAGTCGGCACGCAGCGGGGAGAGTGA
- a CDS encoding TetR/AcrR family transcriptional regulator — translation MPGPASDVAAAKDGWRDYDHLQPKSPILACALEAFEEQGYHATTVRDIARRVGVTVPALYYHYENKQALLVELLMSSMQALLDRCVAAVAEAGDEPVARFSALVECVVLYMSRGGSRGLLDSEIRSLEPENRRTYVALRDRLEVLLQEIIDDGVVAGDFATEYPEEARRAVLTACNAVARWYHHDGPVPPEDMARRYVPICLGAVGYRPRK, via the coding sequence ATGCCGGGACCCGCTTCTGATGTCGCGGCCGCGAAGGATGGTTGGCGCGACTACGACCACCTGCAGCCGAAGTCGCCGATCCTGGCGTGTGCGCTGGAGGCCTTCGAGGAGCAGGGTTATCACGCGACCACCGTTCGCGACATCGCCCGCCGCGTCGGTGTCACCGTGCCGGCGCTTTACTATCACTACGAAAACAAGCAGGCGTTGCTGGTCGAGCTGCTGATGAGCTCGATGCAGGCATTGCTCGATCGTTGCGTGGCGGCCGTCGCGGAGGCCGGCGACGAGCCGGTCGCGCGGTTTTCCGCGCTGGTCGAGTGCGTCGTGCTCTACATGTCGCGCGGCGGCTCGCGCGGCCTGCTGGACAGCGAGATTCGCAGCCTGGAGCCGGAAAACCGGCGCACGTACGTGGCGCTGCGCGACCGGCTCGAGGTGCTGCTGCAGGAGATCATCGACGACGGTGTGGTCGCCGGCGACTTCGCCACGGAATATCCGGAGGAAGCGCGCCGCGCGGTGCTGACCGCATGCAACGCCGTCGCGCGCTGGTATCACCACGACGGCCCGGTGCCGCCGGAGGACATGGCCCGCCGATACGTGCCGATCTGTCTCGGCGCGGTCGGCTATCGGCCGCGGAAGTGA